In the Methanofollis sp. genome, TGCAGGACATCCGCGCCGAACTCGCCGCCCCCGGACGGGACCCGCGGCCGCCCTTCGACCTGAGCGTCTACGAGGACGCACCCGCCTCGGTCGACGACCTGGCCCCCGGCATGACGCTCTCCGGGACGGTGACCAATGTGACTGCATTCGGTGCCTTCGTGGACATCGGGGTCGGGACAGACGGCCTTGTCCACGTGAGCGAACTCGCCGACGCCTATGTCGCCCGCCCCCTCGACGTCGTGGGAGTGCACGACCGGGTCGCCGTCACCGTCCTCTCGGTGGACCTGAAGAGGCAGAGGATAGCCCTCTCGATGCGGGAGAGTCGGCAGGGATGACCGGCCTTCTCCCTGCCGCGGGACGCGACCCCCGCGTCCTGATCCTGGGGAGTTTCCCGAGCGTCGCCTCCCTGCAGGCCGGCGAGTACTATGCGAACCCGCGCAACGCCTTCTGGCAGGTGATGGAGGGGGTCTTCGGCGTGCCGGCAGACCTCCCCTATGAGGAACGCCTCGGGTTGCTTGCGGAGAAGGGCGTCGCCCTCTGGGACGTCCTTGCCGGGTGCACGCGGGAGGGGAGCAGCGACGCCTCCATCAGGGACGCGAGGGCCAACGACATCCCGGGCTTTCTCCGCGACCACCCGACGGTGAGGACGGTCGCCCTCAATGGCAGGGCGGCCGAGCACTGGCTCAGGCGCGTCCACCCCGGCGTGTGGGAGATACCCGGGGTCAGAGTCCTCCCCCTCCCCTCGACGAGTCCGGCGAACGCCCGCCTCTCTGTGGAGGAGAAGGTCGCCCTCTGGCGGGCGGCCGCCGGCAAACCCTGATATAGCGCCACGGCAAGGGGTGGGCATGGAGAGGCGGGGTGCGGTGCTCGCCGGGGGGATCGCGGCGCTCTTTCTCATCGTCAGCGTTTCCGTTCTTCTGACAGGCGGCGAACCCCTCTCTCTCCTCGTACGCCTCCTGGCCCTCAACGGCTACCTTGCCCTCGCCCTCGCCGCCTCGATGTCGCCCTTCCTCCGCGAGATCAGGGCGGTCTTCGGCAGGCCTTTCCTCGCGGTCCACCACACCCTCGCTGCCTTCGGCCTTGCCGCCGTCC is a window encoding:
- a CDS encoding DNA-deoxyinosine glycosylase, translating into MTGLLPAAGRDPRVLILGSFPSVASLQAGEYYANPRNAFWQVMEGVFGVPADLPYEERLGLLAEKGVALWDVLAGCTREGSSDASIRDARANDIPGFLRDHPTVRTVALNGRAAEHWLRRVHPGVWEIPGVRVLPLPSTSPANARLSVEEKVALWRAAAGKP